A genomic stretch from Petrimonas mucosa includes:
- a CDS encoding winged helix-turn-helix domain-containing protein: MIERIGTNAGKVWTLLDGAGTQSVKELKRSSKLTDKELYAALGWLAREGKISLVEEGKELFVSLI; the protein is encoded by the coding sequence ATGATAGAGAGAATTGGAACCAATGCCGGTAAGGTTTGGACATTGCTGGACGGAGCCGGAACACAAAGTGTAAAAGAGCTGAAACGGTCTTCAAAGCTGACAGACAAGGAGCTCTACGCTGCCCTCGGCTGGCTGGCCAGAGAGGGGAAAATTTCGCTGGTGGAAGAGGGTAAGGAGCTGTTTGTCTCGCTGATATGA
- a CDS encoding FAD-binding and (Fe-S)-binding domain-containing protein, which translates to MNDSQLRRELEKLLPKEQLFTDELSRLVKGCDAGLYRLIPRAVVKVNSEAEVIRLMQFCSRENIPVTFKAAGTSLSGQTITDSILMESGEGFAFSAITDNGKTATFGVSLTGTAANRMLQRYHRKIGPKPASINAAKIGGILANNASGSSYGIQHNSYNTVRSMRIIFADGTLLDTADPASRQAFAESHPELIASLVELHREVTGNEAIRNRIAEKFRLKNTCGYGVNALIDFSDPIEILQHLMIGSEGTLGFISQATFETVPDHRLKATALVYFRNLRDVCQAILPLRGSPVSAAELMDRNALRAVENQTGVPAELKSLPEEAAALLIDTSADDEETLLAQIGEIESAMNHIHTLSAIRFTTDRQLYNLYWSVRNGLFTSAAASRPPQTACVIEDIAFDGAILGDALAEVRELLIHSGYADAVMWGHLLDGNVHFTLFPDINSPEGVDRYSRFMHDLSQLVAVKHNGSLKAEHGTGRNMAPFVELEWGAEIYGVMKRIKSAFDPQQILNPGVIINDDKELFVKNLKNIPDAHPLIDKCIECGFCEVICPSRELTLTPRQRIVAYRRLTGMGDVKRRKQWAEKMNYSFNETCATDGLCAIACPVGINTGKLVKELRWKENGKVAKRMAEAIANHMDLVTATIRNLMKLPHAIARITGYGWMESVARGIYRIGDGLLPLWTRYTPTGSRKICRSIFPAGHGDTPEVVYFPSCVTRSMGGPAFGFTGSEDVPSKMISVLRKAGYTVIIPDGREKLCCGMAFSSKGFRDQAHRKARELNEALLQASRNGELPIVCDMSPCLLHMRETVDSRLRLYDQVEFIHDFLLARLNLRKRPVTVAIHTTCSSAKMGLEEKLYTVALRCAEKVVTPQNVSCCGWAGDRGFFYPELNNSALKPLKHDIGDATEGYSNSRTCEIGLSINSGIAYRSLVYLVDQASE; encoded by the coding sequence ATGAATGATTCTCAACTGCGAAGAGAGCTTGAGAAGCTCCTTCCCAAAGAGCAGCTCTTTACCGACGAACTATCCCGGCTGGTCAAAGGGTGCGATGCCGGATTGTATCGACTGATTCCCAGGGCTGTAGTCAAAGTCAACAGCGAAGCGGAGGTTATCCGGCTGATGCAGTTCTGCAGCAGGGAGAATATCCCAGTCACCTTCAAGGCGGCAGGTACCAGCTTGAGTGGACAGACCATCACCGATTCCATCCTGATGGAGAGCGGTGAGGGATTTGCTTTTTCGGCCATCACCGACAACGGGAAAACCGCCACATTCGGTGTAAGCCTTACCGGAACAGCGGCCAACCGGATGTTGCAGCGTTACCACCGGAAGATCGGGCCGAAACCGGCATCGATCAATGCGGCGAAGATTGGCGGTATCCTGGCAAACAACGCCAGCGGATCGAGCTACGGCATCCAGCACAACAGTTACAACACGGTAAGGTCGATGCGGATTATCTTTGCCGACGGCACGCTGCTCGACACCGCCGACCCGGCCAGCCGACAAGCCTTTGCAGAGTCGCATCCCGAGCTGATTGCCAGCCTGGTAGAGCTACACAGGGAGGTTACTGGAAACGAAGCGATTCGCAACCGGATCGCCGAAAAATTCAGGCTGAAGAACACCTGTGGATATGGTGTCAATGCCCTGATCGACTTTTCCGATCCGATCGAGATACTGCAGCATCTGATGATCGGTTCGGAAGGAACACTTGGCTTTATCTCGCAGGCCACCTTCGAGACGGTTCCCGATCACCGGTTGAAAGCCACGGCCCTGGTTTACTTCAGGAATCTTCGCGATGTCTGCCAGGCCATCCTGCCGCTCCGGGGCTCTCCGGTAAGCGCTGCAGAGCTGATGGATCGTAACGCCCTCCGTGCGGTGGAGAATCAGACCGGGGTGCCTGCCGAGCTGAAATCGCTGCCCGAGGAGGCAGCTGCACTTTTGATCGACACCTCTGCTGACGACGAGGAAACGCTATTGGCACAGATAGGCGAAATCGAGTCGGCCATGAACCATATCCACACACTTTCCGCCATCCGGTTTACCACCGACCGACAACTGTACAATCTTTACTGGAGTGTTCGCAACGGGTTGTTCACCTCGGCTGCGGCTTCTCGCCCGCCACAGACGGCCTGTGTCATCGAGGATATCGCCTTCGACGGGGCAATCCTGGGAGATGCGCTTGCCGAGGTACGTGAATTGCTGATCCACTCGGGATATGCAGATGCGGTAATGTGGGGACATCTTCTGGATGGGAATGTTCATTTCACCCTTTTTCCGGATATCAACTCACCGGAAGGGGTTGACAGGTATAGCCGCTTTATGCATGACCTATCCCAACTGGTGGCGGTAAAACATAACGGTAGCCTGAAAGCCGAGCACGGAACAGGCCGGAACATGGCGCCGTTCGTTGAACTGGAATGGGGAGCTGAGATATATGGTGTGATGAAACGGATCAAATCGGCATTCGATCCGCAGCAGATACTGAATCCCGGTGTGATTATCAATGACGACAAGGAGCTCTTCGTCAAGAACCTGAAAAATATACCCGATGCCCATCCGTTGATTGACAAATGCATCGAGTGCGGTTTTTGCGAAGTGATCTGCCCTTCAAGGGAGCTGACCCTCACACCTCGGCAACGGATCGTGGCCTACCGGAGGCTGACCGGAATGGGGGATGTGAAGAGACGCAAACAATGGGCTGAAAAGATGAACTACAGTTTTAACGAAACCTGCGCTACTGACGGACTTTGTGCCATTGCCTGCCCGGTAGGGATCAATACCGGCAAGCTGGTGAAGGAGCTTCGCTGGAAAGAGAATGGCAAGGTTGCCAAGCGCATGGCAGAGGCGATTGCCAACCACATGGATCTGGTTACCGCCACGATCCGCAACCTGATGAAGCTGCCCCACGCCATCGCACGCATAACCGGCTATGGCTGGATGGAGTCGGTTGCCCGCGGCATCTACCGGATCGGCGACGGACTCCTTCCCTTGTGGACCAGATATACGCCCACAGGTAGCCGGAAGATCTGCCGCTCGATTTTCCCTGCCGGGCATGGCGATACACCCGAAGTGGTCTATTTCCCCTCATGCGTCACGCGTTCCATGGGAGGTCCTGCTTTCGGGTTTACAGGGAGTGAAGATGTGCCGTCGAAAATGATCTCGGTTTTGCGGAAAGCGGGCTATACCGTTATCATACCCGATGGGCGGGAGAAGCTCTGTTGCGGAATGGCGTTCAGCAGCAAAGGGTTTCGCGATCAGGCACACCGGAAGGCGAGAGAGTTGAACGAAGCGTTATTGCAAGCAAGCCGCAACGGGGAGTTGCCGATAGTATGCGACATGAGCCCCTGTCTGCTTCATATGCGTGAAACAGTCGACAGCCGGCTGAGATTGTACGACCAGGTGGAGTTTATTCACGATTTCCTGCTGGCGAGACTCAACTTGCGTAAACGGCCGGTGACAGTAGCCATTCACACCACCTGCAGCTCTGCGAAGATGGGTCTTGAAGAAAAACTGTACACCGTTGCCCTACGATGTGCCGAAAAGGTGGTTACTCCCCAAAACGTCTCCTGTTGCGGATGGGCAGGAGATCGAGGATTTTTCTACCCCGAACTCAACAACTCGGCTCTGAAACCCCTTAAACATGATATTGGAGATGCCACCGAAGGCTACTCCAACAGCCGGACCTGCGAGATAGGGCTGTCGATAAACAGCGGGATAGCCTACAGGTCGCTGGTCTATCTGGTAGACCAGGCATCGGAATAG